The DNA segment TGTACAGGATGGACGTTTCGCGGTACGTCACCAGGCCCCACGTTTCCATCGCACCGGACACAAAGTCCGGTATGGCGGCCATATCGAGCTTGGGCAGCGGGTACGCAATGCCAAAGTACTTCACATAGTACTCGATGATGGTGCGCGCAGTGGCGAGTGCGTACGCGGTGTTCTTCTGCTGGAACGGTGTGGCGTACACGCGCAGCGGAAACGACGAACCATGCTCGGGCAATATCAGCACCTCCTGGTGCAGGAAATCGCTCACGATAAACACCACGAGGTAGGTGCTCATGCTGACGCTTCGCTCGAACGTGGTCGTGCTCAGGCCGGCGGACGGTTTGTTCGCCACCGTCTCCTTGACGTTCATGTTCGACAGTGCGGCGTACCCATCGCCGGACGGATGCACCATGTGGATCGTGTACTCGGCCTTCAGGTGCGGCTCGTCGAAGCACGGGAAGGCTTGGCGGGCGAACGTGGGCTCAAACTTGGAAGTCGCAATCGTCCTGTAAATACACGGAAGCAAACGCAAACGCGGCAACAATTAAATGAGTGTGGTAAATTTCAAAAACCCTTGTTAAGCGTAGTGTGTGTATCGTTGGCCGTTGGCTAAAAGTAAATAAAGgaaaatagtttattttttacaagaaaaaaaaaattgccacCAAACAATTATGGCCGGCTTTCAGCATAAATGAAGTTGAATCGAGTCCGAAACCGAATGCAAATTGTGCAACCAAGATGTCCCATAtgatttgccatttttttccgCCCGGTAAGAGGCAATACAATTACAATGGCCTTCTCTCGCGAGATAAGGACAACACTGCTCGCAACATTCCTAGATAATTCCCGGTCTCCCGAGGCCCCGCATCAATCCATCAACAGGCACGGCACGAGGCTAATCGCTTCAAGCACGCTGGACAAGACAGCGGCCCTATCAGATACGCCCGCCCCTTATCCCCCGCACAATTACCTCGTCCGGTTCGTTGTCTTATCGAGATACTTGCTGCTGTAGAACCCGATGATGCGATCGGCCAGGCTGCCGTTAAACTGCACACTAAGCCGGTACGCGCCGGCCCCTATCTCACCCTGCGTTTCGATCACCCAGTACTCGTGCTCGGGCAGCTCGTACGCACGGGCAATGGTCACCTCCTCCGCGCCGGTGCCGAGCGTCCGCAGCACCGTCTCCGTGATGGACAGCTTCTTGCTGTGCAGCACGATGTAGTTCGTCGACTCGGACACGTTCAGCTCGATGCCGACCCGGCCGCTAAACGTTTCGCGCTGCAGATCGGGCTGCAGCCACAGCTCGTAGTGTACCGGCCGGATGTGGCGCGGCAACCGGAAGCCGAGCCGTTCCGCTACCTGCGTGCCCATCTTGAACACACGATTCATACGACCGGTCGGTCCGGTGCCGGGTGATACTgctactggtggtggtggtgctgctgaagTGTTAAACACCGAGTTGGGCAGGAATATGGTGCTACGATTGTACTGTggctcgttcgttcgctccCGTTCCTCTTCACCAGCGTCGTcaccgtcgtcgccgtcgtggTCGATGTGATTGTTGTTGATAAATAAATGCTGCTTATCATCCGACGCAACTGTCAGCTGCGAGTGACTGCCAGCATCGGCTGACAGGTTGCGCCCAACCAGCACCAGCGCTGTCAGCAGGCAGAGTGACAGCACGAACAGAAACGCACACGCGGCCAGTAGCGAAAGTATCACGATCGAGCGGCGCCGCTGCTCCCGGTCCGGTGCACTGCCGGCAAAGTGTGCCGTCGGGCGGATCGTCATGCCGGAACCGATTACAACCGTCGTCGTACCAGACACTGCCGTCACCGCCGCCGGTTTCACTGTCATTTGGGGAATTGGGGAGGGATGATGCCCAGGCCTTACGCTCACCGCCTGTGCCTAGGCGTGCTGGCACAGTTTTGCGAAACCGTTTGGAACCCGCACggtagatgtttttttttttttggttatgtttttaaaatatatgcaCACTTCACATGTAACCTGCTAGCACCGGAATGGGAACGGTCGGCGTATGCACTGCATGTCCAATTTGCTAAATTTCACCGATTCACTTGGCTAAAATGTGTTGcaacctgctgctggtggccaTCTACGGTGGGCGGCAGACAGGGGGCAGTCAAGCTAGAAATAAGTAGATACAAGGTCGTCTAGTCACGCGATTGCGGCATCGTGCACTTATCGCACACACTGCCGCCTGCACGATGGATGTgcctgctactactgctgctggcattTTGATCAAGTCCCGCAGAAGACCATCATAATACCAGCATTTCTCGCCCACCGAGTGGGGGGTTATGACTTTGTCAAACGATTACACACCTGACTGAACAtacatttaaaacaagcgaGTGAGAAGATGAATGTTGTAGCTGAAGGAAGGCAATCTATCATCACGACCGATTTTCGGTGAGAACAGAGCAGAAAAGCGCATAACCAATTGGATTTTGAAAATCGTTTCACTCGCTGCCCAAACGACGACGAGCCTGGGTGCTCAAAACAATAGAAGAGGGTtgagaaaaataattaaaaaaaaaccaacaacaacaaaaacagcaaaaccttGGCCAGACTTGCTTCGAAAATGATTCACAACCTCATACGCATGCTTTGCACGTACCAGGCAGGCAAACGGTCGAGACGAGCCCTTTCGATTCAAAACAAACgcgtgagcgcgcgcgcgctttaACTCGGTTACGGTTGCACCAAAGTGTGCCATTGAGGCACCATTAGGTAGACCGGTGTTTGttttcgtgttgtttttctgttcgctttttttactgtttaatttgtttgtcattttttggGAGAACTTTCCAAAAAGCCTAAATGCGCGCAGCACCAGCCACAGCGGAACGTGGTCGCGCAGGCAGACAGCTTATCGAAGTATGTCATGGAAGAATCGATGACGATATCAAGCACCCTGTGATGGCCCCCTTTTTTCGGGGTTCTGATTTGAAGTCATTAAAACCATGTCAACTTTTTCACCTTCCAATCCAGGACCAGATCATCAACGTTATGGTAATAGATTATGCAATTTTTTAACGCAAAATATCACCCACAACACGCACACTTGGCATTGCTTCACAAGCCCCACCACATCGCGCTTTTGCGGATGGAGGATACGCACGCAGTGGTATACGCAACTTTCCACAGCTCACCCACGTGTTTGTGTTCGTCGCTTCtccatcatttttttaaatattaaatccTACCCACTGCCCCGGGATTGGAACCGCATGTTGGGCTGCCCTCACTTTGTAAAACATTAACCTTTTTCGAATTTCAAGGCTGCTTCAAGCCGCATTCGTTGCGCAAATTTTGTCACAGCAGGGTATTGTTGCTCTATTAAACCCGATCGGTTGCCCAGTTACCTGGTGCACAaacacaataacacacactACAGCCGCTGATGGCTGAGTGTTAAATTGCTGCTTGAATGTGGAATGCTGAAACTTTCCACCGGGAGTGAAATAAGCGCGGAGCGCAATCAAATTTCTAACCACGAAGCGCACACACCACAGCGTCCTCTAGTCGCGATCGAAAATGGCACGTGATTTGACAAATTACGGATTTTGTCTAGCAGATGATCgtagacacacacgcaccacacacatacgacacacacgcacatgagACGGATCGTCAGACGGGCGCACAGTCGTTACCGTTACGAGACAATTGAACGAAATTGGCATCCCAACGAATCATCGCTACGTAGAAACGCCGCTTCCAACGGTGAACCGTGGGGAGCTCACTTTGACCGCGAGGATCGGTTACATCCCGGGCCACGGAGAGATTTGcctgaaaatgttttttttttttttgggtgatcTTCTTCTCCGTTacaaaagggaagaaaagctGCTGCTCGATTGCAGCTGGACGTAAAAACCAGTTTTTGGCCAAAACATTCCTTTCCACCCGAAATAACCTGATTCTTTTCTCATTCTAAGGGCAGACACACACTGTGGGGCCTTTTTTTGGcggttttgctgttttcttcCGCAGGCCCCACTTTACACTGTGCACCCTCCCCACTTTTTGGAGATATGATCCTCGATCCTGTCCAAACACTGTTGCATTCCGTCGCAGCAAGAACGCATCATCACCAGGACACCATACTTTTTTGTCAGGTTTTAACGTTGGCTACACACACTTTGATTGTATTGCCCTTTCGGGCGATCACCACTTCAAGATCACCATCACCGCTAACACGATCaccagcaaaaacacaaccgTTCGTTTGACTCCGTGGGGCAGTGGGGCGAAAATTACGGCAGCACTTTTACGGTACGAGACACTGATCGTCGTCACTGCACATTGTCGGCAGCGGCACTATGTAAGCTAATATGGGTGAAACCCAAAACAAGACGCACCGTCGATCGAACCGTGGCCCTCTTCCCCAGTGGACAAATCGAGCGCGTTGTGTTTTGTCTTTAGCAGCGGAGCAGTTTCTATCGTGCGGCACACGATCGTTGCGATCGTTGCGAACCTTCGCTTGTACGACAACCGCGCGCGTTTGGCCGATGTTCGGGTCAGAAAAAGAGTGTCGGTTTGCTGTTTGCGCTGTTTGGCTAGCTGTTCGGTATTGGTGGTGGAACCCGAGTGGGGGAAGGCACTATGAGGGTTGATCGTATCCGTGGTTGGGCGTAATGattttaatattcataaaaGAGAGGAgaaatatttcctttttttctaagACAATTACACCGTTTTGGAGCAATCAATACAGTTTTTTGTACTATTTTTAACTATCATACCGTAAATATAGCATCGACTTGCAAATGCAAATTCCAAACAAAGATCCACCTTCTGCCCAtagtgtgttcgtgtgtgccACTACCACTCCAAAAACAGCGCGCCCAGATGAAATGGAAAGGGAAAAGAGAAGCGGCAAGGTACAGCGATGCCATCCTCAGCAGCCGCATCCATCAAACCCTTCTTCTCTTCGCTTCCGTTCAACTGACGACCGTGGCAACTAAGGTGTATTTTGGGGGCCAGTTTCGCACGCTCAATAGATCACATGGCCGGCGGGGGCTTAAGTGGCGTCCTGACCGGACACATGATTGCTGCTTAGAAAGGGCTCCGGACACTTGTACGTCTAACGTGGTCGAGGCGGTTGTTTATTACCTTGATGAAGTAAAATTAGCCACACCACGAACACACAGAAGCCATTCCTTTCTTTTCCGCACACTTGAACCGGCCAAAGCGTGTACTTCACTGGGAATGGACACAGCTCAATGTGTTCGCTGTGGCAAATAGTGGACCACTTAGGGACAAGTAACAATGCCCGCAATGCCCAGTAATGCCCGCCTGGTAGTACAGAGCAAAGCACGTGGTTGTTTCGTTATCAGctttaaaatatcaaatagttaataaaattaaaaagtttGATGGTTTTCCATCCCACTTCCAAGCAGGATCACACATCAGACGCTAGTAGCTTGGGAGCTAATTATACACTTCAGGTTGTGAAGTGCCATTTGGAGAGCTTTTCTACAGTGTGCTTGTAAAGCCACTCCAAACAGTGTGTTGCATGGGAGCGACAGAAACACAGTTTCAACTGTGGTTCAACACTCGCGGCGCATTTGCGGTGGCGCATAACAACAATCACAACAATATTGGAATTTGATTGATGAATATCTCGTGCCCTTTTTGTGAGTGTGGCACCCGTACCGTGATGCTTGCAAAAGCGTAGCGATGATCGTGCGCCTAGTGTCACCACTACCAGCAGTTACAGTGGCGACCACCTAAAGTCGCACACCACATATTTTCACCTATTATCGGACTTTGCGGCACCCTGGACAGTTCTCTAGAAGgcattttggattttttttcatccatcgGTATGGACACTCTTCAGCTATGTCGCAGCAAAAAATCAGACCGATAGGTTTACAAATCTCGGAACCATATGCTGTGATAAAAGGTATGGAATGTATGCGGTCCACTGATCACAAATCAAAATGATCACGTAGCATGCCAATATTGACCAATATGGTTCTTAAATCATTTGATATCAGTTATTAAAGGCCCATCGACTAGTTTGAGTGATCATCTGCGTATTACATAACTTAGGCCAAGCGCTCTATGGCCTTAATCAGCCAAATACCGTTCCTGCAAGGTTCCAACAGAAGTAGTATAGTACTTTTAAAGAtaatgttgatgttttttttataattttagaGTTACTTCATCTTTTAGGTGTATCAGGAATGAAGGAGAAGTGGAAATTTACTCCCTTACCTGCCATTTAAGACCTAAATGTCCCAATGCCGTTATTCATTATATAGATACAATAATTACTGCTTCGAATTGGTTGACCATTTGTATTCCTGGCTTGGTTACTGAGCATGATTGTTGACATGTTAATAACAAGAATCGTATCTCTCTTTAGCAAGGTAATTAATAAGGCTTTGTGCGCGAATAAGCGCTCATGCATCTCCATAACTTTGTAGATACCCTTATGGGTGATGGTTGAAAAAAGTTTTCCGATAAGTGGTCTACAAAACTGTCCTGGGTTCCGCAACTTAGGTGGGTCCAACTTTAGGTGGCCGCCACTGTAGCAGCGGCGGCGTCGGTGTACCACATTCCGACTGTTGTTGTCGATTACGATTACGGAACGCTCCCGGGAGGATGGTGACGAAACCGCAACGAGATGAAAAGTGACTCGCAGGCAGCAAActcgtgtgagtgtgtttgcagTAATCGGAAGTAATCAGAGCAGCACTACCACTGGAAGAGGTACGACCAGTGGGGGTGAGTGAAGGCAGCCAAGACTATCCTGCCAGCTCGATCGACcgaagcgaaagaaaacacGTTTTGCCATCAGGTGGAAATGCTGGCGCCACCAGCAAAGCACGGGGTTACATAGTTTAATAGAGGCACGCAAAAATTATGTTACTGTATCTCGTCCAGCAAAAGGTACGTGCAACGGGCTGGAAAATGGTATTTATAGGTACAGGCCTGTGTGATGCAAGTCCGTGGCCGATCTTACAGCTTTCCGTTTGGTAAAAGGGTAAGTGACACCCTGCCTCTGTGAGATGCCTTGCCTTGAGGTGGAAATTGTGAAGCGGAAATTGTAGAAAAAGACACACTTTTACTTACTTTGTACCACCGCTTCCATCACTATACGAGCTGGAGTAGAACCCGACGATGCCCGCATCCAGCCTGCCGGTGAAATCGATCGTCAGCTCGGAGATGTAGTTGGCCAGCAGGGCTTTGTTGAGATTGATCTTCAAAAAGTCCCGCTCCCGGTCAACGTTGGTGTTCTGCGTGGAAGGAACGGGAAGATTAGACCAAAAACGCAATCACATCACAGCCCCTAAACGAATGCCCTATTCAGATACGTACGATGTATGTGTAGGTCGAATCATTCAAACATTTGAATGTGATCCGCCCAATAGCGAGCAGCTCGTGGCTGTGCAGCACAACCTGATCGGTGGCACGCACGCTCCAAATTGTAATCTTCGCCGTGCCGGCAAAAGTATTCTTCTCCAGATCgggatgcagcagcaaatcgTAGTGCAGCGGTATAGTATCGTCCGGCAGTCGGTAGTTGATAACGCCTGGTACAGTAGTGGTGGTCGACACACTAGTGACGGTGGTTACCTCGGGCAGAGGCGATGTATCCATCgacacggtggtggtggtcgcaCCTCCCGTCCCTTCGGTTGTAGTTTGCTGATCGCTCGTGGTAGCATCGGACGACTCGGTCGTCGGCACGTTGGTGGTGGACAGGAATGGAGCAAGCTGAACCTCGCACTCTTCCAGATCGCTCGCATTGCTGTTGTTCGAAACGGCCAGCGCAATCGTGGTGATGACCATCGCGAACAGGGCGACGGAAAGGAAGGTTGCTACCTTGTTCCGCAGCACCCAGTCTGTCGGTAGATCAAAACAGAAGGGGGATTTAGAGAGTGAGAGTTGTTGTTGCGCGTTGTTGAGCACTGTTCAGCTGACACAGGCCGGAGGACACACGATCATAATAGGCTACAGCTGGCTTTGTAGTACACCACCACGTACCACTGATAAACGCGTATCGATTGCGAAGAGTTGTCACAATGTCACAACCGTTATCGATCACTGCGCTAAGCGCACACCGGGAGCATCCGACAAAGGCGCGAGGGCCCGAATCTTCATCTTATCGCGCACCCCTATACCCAGTACAGCCCGTAAACAACGGGAACATTGGGCACAACATAGCTTACCTTTCGACTGTTGCAGCAATTGATTGACCATGTTTACACTATCGCGTTTACTGTCAGTTTGGTTAACTATCACTGTTCAGATGACTACCACCTTATTATCGGGCCAATCTTCCGAGACCATACTAAACGTATGGGGGGAGTTGATGTGaagaattcaaaaaaaaaaactctgaaATTTGTTTCGGGAATGTCGAACTCGCCGCGTCTCTCCCGGTGGTTGAGAGCTCACTGAGTGTGCTGCACGCTGTGGATAGCTATTTCATAGCTGTTGCCTTCAAACAACCCCATAAAACACCTATCGCCGCGATAAGTCGTCTTAATTTCGTAATTCGCTTCGTCGTTCGCACTTGGGAGTGATAAGACTGTGACGCTCCAGGTTGatgattttcctttcttttttttgcgccgCCGAGCCAATCGCCTACCGCTGGACAGTGGGTTTGTAGTACTGGCTGCTGGATGATACAGCTGTTTGTTTCGGTTTTCGCTGGACGCTGCATGAATGaagattaaatttaaataggGCTGATAAAATTGGAGATGCTCGTACGCGGTGTTGTCTGTCACTCAATGAGGCAGTTGAAGGTGTGCAAACCGGTAGAGAATGGGTCAGATGATTATGGGTAAACTATTGTTTTAAGCTGTTGGTTGTTTGGTGTGATTTATGTAATTCATAAATCATATGATTTATTTGGTATTTTGTTGGTTTAGCCCAATCGTTTCAACTGACTAGCTTTTCTATGTTTATgggaaaaatgcatttttgctCAAGTATCAGTGAAACGTTTTGCAAAGGCAGGTTGAATGCTCCATATGGGAGAATTAGGAGTCTGTGAGTTCCGGAAAGCATGatataaaatataatgttTTTTATGATATAAAAGAAGATAGAAGTAATGCGTACAAGCCATTCGCACCGAAGAATAAACGAACAAATTAAGCACATTCTACGCGTCAAAACGCTGCATTCAGTATTGCTATCGTCTaatagatggcgccaccaAACAAGTGCATGCGGTTTGAAGCGCAAAACTTGGCGCAAAACGATGGCAACCGCATTGCAAAGGGAAACATGTGCGGGGCATTTTAAATCAACTACTGGGCCGTTGTTCAAGGGAACAAACAATGATATTTGAGCTACTCTTCAGCTAGTTGTGTAATTAAAGCGTTTTTATTCATTCTTTCAATGTATGGCTAGGAAACAGcttggttgtttgttgtttggtatgCTATTCCTTTTAATGCTAACTaactgaaaacaaaaatgcaaagtATTCTTTTGCATTTGCTCGACGTTAAAGCTTTTCCTTAGTTTCTATTGAGTGGTGTAATTGAAGAAAGATGAAATCGTGAGCTATAGCTAAAGACACGCTTTCAACAACGGTTTCCTGCAATGTCTGGGGGGGTCCATATTTTTGTGCTGAGGACAGAGGACCCGCTGTGTAGTGTGCACTAAGGCGAAGGAACTTAAGTTACTATTATTGCGAATAATATCATAATatcgaatttttttttttgcaagattCATACGATCCCTAGTGTTGGATTACTCAATCCTTCACCGTGTGTGCGACGTTTCTTTGGACTGAATGTGTCTAATTTTTtaggggattttttttatttttcctgaATTACTATCCCCTTAATAACCTACGTCTTTTGTGTTGCTTCAATTATATTAAATTTGCATGCTTTGAAATTTATCATACAATCGAGATAGTTGAACAATAGAGAGTATTCTGTGTGGCGCAATGGAAGAAATTCCTTTGGTATGATCGAACTAGAGAGAATCAATCGACTGTAGATATATTTTAACTACAATCAGCGATAAAAGGTAGacttttgttctgtttgttttgtttgctgtgcaacaACTTTCTACAAGCGTGACGTATCGTAAATATCTAATTATTGCTTCCGCCCCACCGACTGGCGACGTCGTAGATTCGTAACAGCTCTTTAAGGCAGTAGAATGGAGAATGTATACCAGGCGGTAGAGTTAAGTAATTTGCGCTCGAAGTGAGAAAGCTTTAAACTGGTTAATATCATTTTTGGTAAGAAAGTAACACGCGCGTACAGCGCGTAAAATCGGCGCTAGCTTTAGAAAGTGTAACTATTGACGGCAGCCACGGAGGGAACGACATGTGCCCAGCCGGGGACACGCGCCAGAAGGCGATTGAACACGGGCGTGTGCTCCTTGTGGTACTCCCAGTGTGTCGTCGTGACGAGCAGATCGACCAGCGGTCCGTCATACTTCTTCAGCTCGTGCTGCGGGCATAACAAAATCGATCGTTAGCTTCTTTTTTCTACCAGCACAGCATTTGCTAGCTGCGTTCCACTTACGCGCACGTCCAGTGTGATGTTCATCGGTTCGCTCTCGACACCCGCCGTCAGCAGCACGAAGTGCCCTCGCTGTCCGTTGAACTCGATCGGGGTCGGGATTTCACTTAACAAACTCCAGCGCTTCAAGGTCGAGCCCGCCTTCGGTCCGATGATCAGTGAGCATTGAAAGCTGCCCTTCAGCACCAGATGCAACCGATGCTCGTGCTCGCTCAGCTGCTCCTTTTCCCTGAGCGAAACGGTCACTGCCTGCCGCACGACCGGTGCCGGTCCTGGGAGCCAATAGTTTCTACGATGATGGACAGTAGGAAAGTAAGCTATTGTAGTGAGGACAACACAATAAAAAGAGCGACGCAACAGTGAGGGATGCTTACTCAAACAAAACCTGATGCCAGATCGAGTAAAACGGTATCGCACAGAACAGCTCCTTGTCGCAGGCTGGAATTTCGCGCATCGGCGTCACCACGTCCGGCATCGCGATGCCCTCGATCGTTTTCTTCGCGTTGCGATCGAGCTCCTGCAGCAGGAAGCCCGCATCGGTGTACCGCTCGCCGCCGTTGTGGTCGTAAAACTTGCGCACCGTGTGGGTAATGTAGTGCCGCTGTACGGCCGGCGCCTTGACCGCATCGTCGCGGTAAGGGAAGCCGACGTGCGTGGACGTCGCCAGTACCAGAGCGATCAGCGTGATGGCCACCAGCTCCCCGATCAGCTTGTCGGTTTTTTTCAGCAGAAACAGCAGTGGGGTCAGGTAGCTGCAGCTGAACAGCGTCGCAAACGTGGCCAGCGTGCCCACAATCACGTCCGGATTGATGGACGAACCGATGCGTCCGGTGATCGGGACGAACATGTTCATCAGGATGTGGTAGAACTGGGTGCTCCAGGCGAGGGCAACGATTTGGAAGAGCATGTGCAGGAGCAACCACTTGTGGACCGTGTTCTGCAGGCCGAGCATTGAGATGAGCGTGCTGGAGCAGAGCGAACACAGGATCAGCACCATGAAGATGTACGCCAACCGGTAGCCTGTGAAGGTGATACCGAGCGTGATCATGCCCCAGAACAGGTTCACACCGTTCAGCCGTGCCTGTACCTTCAGCGCGAGGCTTAGCGGGGTCTGCGAGATGGAATAATAATGGCATCAGTACTTAGCAAATGGAACCCGATTGCAAATACTAACCGTCTTGCTTCCGAACAAACGATTGCACAGCAAATGCACAACGCACTGGCAGAGCAATGCCGGACAGCAGTAAACGCCGAGTATGAGATTCGTGGACGAATACCACGACATCGAGCGGCCGATTGCATCCAGCTGCAGTCCGATGAAGAAGCACAGCACGCCGCTCGCACCGGCACCGAGAAACGTGGCCAGAAACCCGGTCATCGTCTCCGACCGGATCTGCCTGCCGTGCGTCCCACTCGTAGAGCGGGCCAGCGACAGGAACGGTATAATGATCGAAAGCAGCACCACGGACAGATTGATCATCAACCCCACGTCCGCCGAGTAGGACACAAAGAACAGCCCCAGAAAGTCGTAGAACACCATGTACCCCTGCGCGTACCGTTCCGTGCTGCCCAGCTCGTCCCCGTTAGCGATCGCACGCGTCAGCGCCAGTATGTTGTCCCCGGTGCGCTGCAGCACCGGCAGCGGAATGTAGTCGATCGAGTCGTACCGCGTGTGGTACCGGTACCCGTTCGCCGTGTGCGCAAAGTCCATCCCGGGGATGCGCCCGACGTCCCGAAACACGCGAAAGTCCGTGTCGGACGGGATGACGCCCGATTGAAAGATTTCCTCCGCCGCCGCCTGCGCGTACGGGTGCGGGACGGCCCGCGCGTACGCCTCGATCAGCCACGGGTGCTTGGGGCCGCTCTGGAACAGCATTTCCTTCCCGCCGGACCCGGCCGACTCGAGGTTAATGAACGCACGCACATCCGCCGCCCACGGGTGCTTGGTGATGAATCCGTGCGACGCCTGCAGGGGCGTTTCCTCGGCCCCGTTAAACAGGAAGATGATCGAGTACCGGTTCACGTCCGACTGGCGGGACAGGACGCGTAGCACCTCCAGCATCACGGCGCAGCTGCCCGAATCGTCGCTCGCACCCGGCGAGCCCGCGACCGAATCGAAGTGACAGTTGAGCAGCAGCGCATGGCGGCTGGTCGACTCGCTCCGGCccaccagcttcaccaccACGTTCTGCACATTGCGGTACACGTTGGCGGCCGACTTGTTCATGTACACGCCCACGTACCCGCCCGACACGATCTGGTTctgcaccaccagctgctGGTTGCGGTTCTTCAGCTGATCGATGTAGGAAATTTCGCGATTCAGAAAGTCCACCGCCAGCACCTCGTTCGTGTAGGTGCCGGTCGGCTTGGGACCGAAGTCGTTCAGTATCTTCAGATCCTTCCAGGCCCGCTCGGCAATGAACGCGGCCGGGAAGTGGGTCAGGTGCGCATTCCGCAACCCGTCCGGCAGGTGCGAGTTGGTGTAGTTGGTGATGTTGCCCACGACCAGCACGATAAAGATGCCGCCGATGCCCCACCAGGACGATATGCTGTGGACGCTCTTCGCCTTCGAGTAATCTGGTGGTCGGAATGGACAGGGAAGTGGAATGAAACATTGAGAAACCAtgcctcccccctccccccttctgTTGTTCACACTCACCTATATCCGGATCGAGCACCTTCACTTTCGGGTGCTTTTGTTTGGACGATTGACCGGTAGGCTAACGAGGTAGGTGGTTCGGCCCAACACATTGCCGGCAGCaacgcaagagagagagagagtgagagagacagCACATTAATAAACAATGAAAGCACTGGTGCATGAAAACTTTATCGATATATCCAAGCAACCGGCTGACTTCTGCCACCAGCCCgttgaaatatttatataattcGCCAGACGCACATGTACGTTTCTGCTTACCTGAAACATTGCTTACTGATCGATATTCCAGT comes from the Anopheles coluzzii chromosome 2, AcolN3, whole genome shotgun sequence genome and includes:
- the LOC120950771 gene encoding endoplasmic reticulum metallopeptidase 1-like, with the protein product MFQPTGQSSKQKHPKVKVLDPDIDYSKAKSVHSISSWWGIGGIFIVLVVGNITNYTNSHLPDGLRNAHLTHFPAAFIAERAWKDLKILNDFGPKPTGTYTNEVLAVDFLNREISYIDQLKNRNQQLVVQNQIVSGGYVGVYMNKSAANVYRNVQNVVVKLVGRSESTSRHALLLNCHFDSVAGSPGASDDSGSCAVMLEVLRVLSRQSDVNRYSIIFLFNGAEETPLQASHGFITKHPWAADVRAFINLESAGSGGKEMLFQSGPKHPWLIEAYARAVPHPYAQAAAEEIFQSGVIPSDTDFRVFRDVGRIPGMDFAHTANGYRYHTRYDSIDYIPLPVLQRTGDNILALTRAIANGDELGSTERYAQGYMVFYDFLGLFFVSYSADVGLMINLSVVLLSIIIPFLSLARSTSGTHGRQIRSETMTGFLATFLGAGASGVLCFFIGLQLDAIGRSMSWYSSTNLILGVYCCPALLCQCVVHLLCNRLFGSKTTPLSLALKVQARLNGVNLFWGMITLGITFTGYRLAYIFMVLILCSLCSSTLISMLGLQNTVHKWLLLHMLFQIVALAWSTQFYHILMNMFVPITGRIGSSINPDVIVGTLATFATLFSCSYLTPLLFLLKKTDKLIGELVAITLIALVLATSTHVGFPYRDDAVKAPAVQRHYITHTVRKFYDHNGGERYTDAGFLLQELDRNAKKTIEGIAMPDVVTPMREIPACDKELFCAIPFYSIWHQVLFENYWLPGPAPVVRQAVTVSLREKEQLSEHEHRLHLVLKGSFQCSLIIGPKAGSTLKRWSLLSEIPTPIEFNGQRGHFVLLTAGVESEPMNITLDVRHELKKYDGPLVDLLVTTTHWEYHKEHTPVFNRLLARVPGWAHVVPSVAAVNSYTF